In a single window of the Allobranchiibius huperziae genome:
- a CDS encoding CoA transferase yields MPQTSGDVTDLPLDGVRVVTLAVNLPGPVAAARLHALGARVAKVEPPTGDPLAAACRSYYDELVAGQELVQLDLKSEAGRASLWQLLDDADLLLTSSRPRALERLGLDRQSVRSRKPRLSYVAIVGDPGASGDLPGHDLTYQASAGTLRPPQMPTVLVADLAGAERATAESCAVLLHAARTGEGGYREVVLSEVAYDMAQATHHGLTAPGGPLTGGLPGYGIYEASTGFVAVAALEPHFWQELVRGLGVEGSRRDLEATFRTRPADAWEVWAQERGLPVVAVRAP; encoded by the coding sequence ATGCCGCAGACCAGTGGCGACGTCACGGACCTGCCCCTCGACGGGGTGCGTGTCGTCACGCTCGCGGTCAACCTGCCCGGCCCGGTCGCGGCCGCACGCTTGCACGCACTGGGTGCGCGGGTCGCCAAGGTCGAACCGCCGACCGGCGATCCGCTGGCCGCGGCGTGCCGCTCCTACTACGACGAGCTGGTGGCCGGCCAGGAGCTCGTGCAGCTCGATCTCAAGAGCGAGGCCGGACGGGCGTCGCTGTGGCAGTTGCTCGACGACGCCGATCTCCTGCTCACCTCCTCTCGTCCTCGGGCCCTCGAGCGGCTCGGCCTCGACCGGCAGTCGGTGCGGTCGCGCAAGCCCCGGCTGTCGTACGTCGCGATCGTCGGTGACCCTGGCGCCTCCGGTGACCTTCCCGGTCACGACCTCACCTACCAGGCGAGCGCGGGCACGCTGCGTCCCCCGCAGATGCCGACGGTCCTCGTGGCCGACCTGGCCGGTGCCGAACGCGCGACGGCCGAGTCCTGTGCGGTGCTGCTGCACGCGGCGCGCACGGGGGAGGGTGGCTACCGCGAAGTGGTGCTGAGCGAGGTCGCCTACGACATGGCGCAGGCGACCCACCACGGCCTCACCGCACCGGGCGGACCTCTGACCGGTGGGCTCCCGGGATACGGCATCTACGAGGCATCCACCGGTTTCGTGGCCGTCGCGGCGCTGGAGCCGCACTTCTGGCAGGAGCTGGTGCGAGGACTCGGTGTCGAGGGCAGCCGGCGTGATCTCGAGGCGACCTTCCGCACCCGACCCGCGGACGCGTGGGAGGTCTGGGCGCAGGAGCGAGGGCTGCCCGTCGTGGCGGTGCGGGCACCGTGA
- a CDS encoding DUF1810 domain-containing protein gives MSFELERFVTAQDGGTYDTALRELRAGDKRSHWMWFVFPQIAGLGMSPTAQRYAVSGLPEARAYLQHPVLGPRLRECCEALLGVRGRSAVQILGGIDGVKLRSSMTLFLRADPAERLFTQVLDRYYDGSPDPRTDELLAG, from the coding sequence ATGAGCTTCGAACTGGAGCGCTTCGTGACGGCTCAGGACGGTGGCACGTACGACACCGCCCTGCGCGAGTTGCGCGCGGGCGACAAGCGCAGCCACTGGATGTGGTTCGTCTTCCCCCAGATCGCCGGCCTGGGCATGAGCCCGACGGCGCAGCGGTACGCCGTATCGGGCCTGCCCGAGGCTCGCGCGTACCTGCAGCACCCGGTGCTCGGCCCGCGGTTGCGGGAGTGCTGCGAAGCGCTGCTCGGTGTGCGGGGCCGCTCCGCCGTGCAGATCCTGGGCGGCATCGACGGGGTCAAGCTGCGGTCGTCGATGACGCTCTTCCTGCGGGCCGATCCCGCTGAACGGCTCTTCACCCAGGTGCTGGATCGCTACTACGACGGCTCCCCCGACCCGCGAACGGACGAGTTGCTCGCGGGCTGA
- a CDS encoding class I SAM-dependent methyltransferase, which produces MNDFTSNQIGPTPERAREWLRRWDAQQERYVPDRDERFAVIGDVVAAVVADAPSPVVVDLGAGPGSLSVRLLDRIPQARLVAVDADPLLLGLARSAYGDRAGLHVVEHDLRDEGWAAAAHLRDGSVDAIVSTTALHWLTGPQLAAVYATAGRLLRPGGVLVDGDHLLETDGRAQLQHLTRVVRDARVSRVGTGENEDWAAWWDAVGRAPELADLVGARGARPIEHDVPDLPSLDDHVRYLRDAGFTEVGTVWQHGDDRVLVGVR; this is translated from the coding sequence ATGAACGACTTTACCAGTAACCAGATCGGACCGACCCCGGAACGTGCGCGTGAATGGCTGCGGCGGTGGGATGCGCAACAGGAGCGTTACGTCCCGGACCGCGACGAGCGCTTCGCGGTGATCGGCGACGTCGTCGCAGCCGTCGTCGCCGACGCTCCCTCGCCGGTCGTCGTCGATCTCGGCGCGGGCCCCGGATCGCTGTCGGTGCGGCTGCTCGACCGCATCCCGCAGGCCCGGCTGGTCGCCGTCGACGCCGACCCCCTCCTGCTCGGGCTGGCGCGGAGCGCCTACGGCGACCGTGCGGGTCTGCACGTGGTCGAGCATGATCTGCGCGACGAGGGGTGGGCTGCAGCCGCGCATCTGCGGGACGGCAGTGTCGACGCGATCGTGAGCACCACCGCTCTGCACTGGCTCACCGGCCCGCAGCTCGCTGCCGTCTACGCGACCGCCGGCAGGTTGTTGCGGCCCGGTGGTGTCCTGGTGGACGGCGACCATCTCCTCGAGACGGACGGCCGCGCGCAGCTGCAGCACCTCACCCGCGTCGTACGTGACGCACGGGTCAGTCGGGTCGGCACCGGCGAGAACGAGGACTGGGCCGCCTGGTGGGATGCGGTCGGTCGCGCACCCGAGCTCGCCGATCTCGTCGGCGCCCGAGGAGCGCGTCCCATCGAGCACGACGTGCCCGACCTGCCGTCCCTCGACGACCACGTCCGCTACCTGCGCGACGCCGGCTTCACCGAGGTCGGAACGGTCTGGCAGCACGGCGACGACCGCGTGCTCGTGGGAGTCCGTTGA
- a CDS encoding CGNR zinc finger domain-containing protein, translated as MTFGSHVDGVVAVGRELVNVATPGERQGRSYDVPGPAQLLSGLADAVRLSGRDARVPDAGAVEAFLDLARRVRPVYEFVEAREMDQAAEVTNALLDRYAARPRLESHGGQPWHLHFHGDRRADASGWGAAVAMGLATVLGSEYADRLGVCAAPACDRVFVDVSRNGLRRFCSEACQSRVKAAAHRARQRA; from the coding sequence GTGACTTTCGGCAGTCATGTCGACGGTGTCGTGGCGGTGGGGCGCGAACTCGTCAACGTCGCGACCCCCGGTGAACGGCAGGGCCGGTCGTACGACGTGCCCGGTCCTGCGCAGTTGCTGTCCGGGCTCGCCGACGCGGTCCGGCTCAGCGGGCGCGACGCGCGCGTGCCTGATGCCGGCGCGGTGGAGGCGTTCCTCGACCTCGCGCGGCGGGTGCGCCCGGTCTACGAGTTCGTCGAGGCCCGAGAGATGGATCAGGCCGCCGAGGTGACGAACGCGCTGCTCGATCGCTATGCGGCGCGTCCACGGCTCGAGTCGCACGGTGGCCAGCCGTGGCATCTGCACTTCCACGGGGATCGCAGGGCGGACGCTTCCGGCTGGGGTGCGGCGGTGGCGATGGGGCTCGCGACCGTCCTCGGCAGCGAGTACGCAGACCGGCTGGGCGTCTGCGCCGCACCCGCCTGCGACCGGGTGTTCGTCGACGTCTCACGCAACGGGTTGCGCCGCTTCTGCTCCGAGGCGTGTCAGAGCCGCGTCAAGGCCGCCGCCCACCGCGCGAGGCAGCGCGCCTGA
- a CDS encoding LLM class flavin-dependent oxidoreductase, translated as MTTADDIRDLRARLGPVGACIGVSASAPAIAEQVAGVRRLEASGYRAIWTNEIVGADALVRSALWLAATADAVVGTCIANAWVRPAPTAHAAATQLAQAFPGRFVLGVGVGWPQQAASVGREYGSPLQTARHYLDQLTDRDYPMLLAANGPRMTAVAAELADGALPAGQSPQFTAQAREQIGADRLLVVYVPVGESGPGELNDVISQHRAMGADHVVVGTPYDADFEAAARRLADLAPALG; from the coding sequence GTGACGACAGCGGATGACATCAGGGATCTGCGTGCCAGGCTCGGCCCGGTCGGCGCATGCATCGGGGTGAGCGCGTCGGCGCCCGCGATCGCCGAGCAGGTCGCCGGCGTGCGGCGGCTCGAAGCATCCGGGTACCGCGCGATCTGGACGAACGAGATCGTCGGCGCTGACGCGCTGGTGCGGTCGGCGCTGTGGTTGGCCGCCACCGCGGACGCCGTCGTCGGCACCTGCATCGCCAACGCCTGGGTGCGGCCCGCCCCGACCGCTCATGCTGCCGCCACCCAGCTCGCCCAGGCGTTTCCGGGTCGGTTCGTGCTCGGAGTGGGCGTCGGATGGCCTCAGCAGGCCGCGAGCGTCGGGCGTGAGTACGGCAGTCCGCTGCAGACCGCGCGGCACTACCTGGACCAGCTCACCGACCGCGACTACCCGATGTTGCTGGCTGCTAACGGCCCTCGGATGACCGCAGTGGCCGCCGAACTGGCAGACGGCGCCCTACCCGCCGGCCAGTCGCCGCAGTTCACGGCGCAGGCGCGCGAGCAGATCGGCGCCGACCGCCTGCTGGTCGTGTACGTGCCCGTCGGCGAGTCCGGTCCGGGCGAGCTGAACGACGTGATCTCACAGCACCGCGCCATGGGTGCCGACCACGTCGTGGTCGGGACGCCGTACGACGCCGACTTCGAAGCGGCGGCGCGCCGCCTCGCCGACCTGGCTCCCGCCCTCGGCTGA
- a CDS encoding MmcQ/YjbR family DNA-binding protein, translating to MAHPIRFDDDDPLLRRLRGLALAFPEAQEKVAHGRPTFFTNKVFAYYGGSVKGDHGSPLLAHALLFLPDADERAALLDDDRVHVPAYLGPSGWLALDLAGAEPDWDEVRELLDASYRRTAPRTLVARLDA from the coding sequence ATGGCGCACCCGATCAGGTTCGACGACGACGATCCCCTGCTGCGGCGGTTGCGCGGCCTGGCACTGGCGTTCCCGGAGGCGCAGGAGAAGGTGGCGCACGGCCGCCCGACGTTCTTCACGAACAAGGTCTTCGCCTACTACGGCGGGTCAGTGAAGGGCGACCACGGGTCGCCCCTGCTCGCCCACGCGCTCCTCTTCCTGCCGGACGCGGACGAACGGGCCGCGCTGCTGGACGACGACCGCGTGCACGTGCCCGCCTACCTCGGCCCGTCCGGTTGGTTGGCCCTCGACCTCGCCGGCGCGGAGCCGGACTGGGACGAGGTGCGCGAGCTGCTCGACGCGTCGTACCGACGGACCGCGCCGCGCACCCTGGTCGCCCGCCTGGACGCGTGA
- a CDS encoding DMT family transporter — translation VEARTIPGAEIRWAVLLIATLIGFLFVSGISSVNAKFETVDQIPASIAAAIGIVIIASCVVIARRAHTMQWRTTSLGIAVGILYAINAALLKTCTQKFEHGIPTLLTSWTPYAVVVVGVSGILLCQLAYQAGPLVASQPTIAVVDPLASVVIGVVVYKEALRPGYWVFPALVILLALMSVAIARLAAVEPAPDTTPGALGHD, via the coding sequence ACGTCGAGGCCCGCACCATCCCCGGCGCGGAGATCCGCTGGGCGGTGCTGCTCATCGCCACGCTGATCGGCTTCCTCTTCGTCTCCGGCATCAGCTCGGTCAACGCCAAGTTCGAGACGGTCGATCAGATCCCGGCGTCGATCGCCGCGGCCATCGGGATCGTGATCATCGCCAGCTGCGTCGTGATCGCGCGGCGAGCCCACACCATGCAATGGCGCACCACTTCGCTCGGCATCGCGGTCGGGATCCTCTACGCGATCAACGCCGCTCTGCTGAAGACCTGCACGCAGAAGTTCGAACACGGCATCCCGACGCTGCTCACCAGCTGGACGCCGTACGCCGTCGTCGTCGTCGGCGTCTCGGGGATCCTGCTGTGCCAGCTCGCCTATCAGGCGGGTCCGCTGGTCGCCAGCCAGCCCACGATCGCCGTGGTCGACCCCCTGGCGAGCGTCGTCATCGGGGTCGTCGTCTACAAGGAGGCCTTGCGTCCCGGGTACTGGGTGTTCCCGGCGCTGGTGATCCTGCTGGCGCTCATGTCGGTGGCCATCGCCCGCCTGGCGGCCGTGGAGCCCGCGCCCGACACCACACCGGGCGCTCTCGGGCACGACTGA